The window TCTGCATTCCAAGGATAAGAACTGCAACTATCCTGTTTGAAGTTTTTTGTTGTTCTGTACATactaccttttttttctttttctaaatgcTGAAATATCATATTGATGCAGAATCCCAAATCCAACAACAAACTGGATACCAGATCACTGGGCTCTTTTTGGTCACaccaaaatttttttccttaatatcaTACTATAGTATGGCTTAAATGTACTTTAAGATTGAAAATGGTCAATGTTAAGGCCAACAAGGGATGGAATGGTTCTACATAGAGAGGTTGTACATGTGTTTTTAGAGGCACAGGTGGAAGTTTGAAGCTTAAATGTAACTATAGTCCCATTGAATATCAAGAAGGTGTAATTCAAGAGAAGGATTTGTTACCTAGATTGCTTGAATGTTGACCAAAAGATAATGATGGGCGGAAACTTTTGAGGCAAGGTGTAATatgttggttttcttttttaatttttttacattttttatatggataGAACATTGAATATGATGTATGAATGGATTGATGCCAATAGTCTTTACCACTATAATGATACGTGTATATGATGATGGTTTCATTTTGGATATATTAGTTGatcacttaaaagaaaatgttggcACGATAACATCTGTCAACACTAGTTAAAAGTTTGGAGAGTTTATCTCGTGGATTTTATGATGAATCTATGTTTTAAACTGTTACATTTTTCTTCAGTAATCCATTAATACTGTAGTATTCAATGTTTGGATATAAGACTATTGATACCTGTATTCACCTCTTTTATCCATGCTTTGTCTTTGTAAAATTGGTCACCTGTCTCTTTAATTCAGTGTGGCAATACATATGTGTTCTTCTCGATTTGTTTCCCTATATGTAGACGTTGGCATCAATTCACATGACAATAATATAACCTAGTTTCTTTTTTGTATGTAGGGTCTATTTTGcacgtttttttttattttataaaatgaactCTTGTGCATTCTTTTATTCTGTTTGTTACCTCCAATTTGTTTGTTCTCATCCCTTTTCTTTTCCGTGCCAATCAGCTGAAAGGAAGTTACCAAAACTGTGAGATATTTGGGGAAGGAAGTTTGAATCTTGTGAGTTACTAAAAGCACAACCCATTgcaattttcaatttatacaaaattctaaaattgctTTGAATCTGAAGTTTCTCCTCAATTGTATGCATATTATCCAGGGTATGACTACCTCTAACTACGTGTTTTGTCCATCTCTTATGCCATGTAAATCTAATAGGTGGATCTTGACAATGGAAGAACATAGAAGCCCTTCACACACAAACCCAGCTGTTAATGCTGCCGGAAGCGCAAAGGAACGATCCAGTGGACCAGCTTTTGGTGGTGTCGACATTGGTGAGAGTGAAGGTGGATATTTCCTGAGAGTTGCAATGCCTGGAGCCATGAGGGATGAGGGTACATTTCCAAAAACCTTTTGTCTGCATATAGTATTTGAGCTTAGGGATAAATTTGAACACAGGTCTGTGTTCCTGGATTTGAATTGTGGACCTACTGTCTTCTTCATTTATGCTTAAAATTTGGTTATAATGATATTCAATTTGCTTAGATTTTAGGAGTTAACCATTTTTAATAGACATAGCACCCGTTGCAAGAtggtatcaaaattttgaaaagccCAAAATTTCCAGGACATGGTTTAAAGAGGGATAGTATTTTGTCTTTGGAACACTGCCTGTATTTTGTCTTCGGAATTCAGGCAGTGTTTTGTTTATCAAATAATGTTATCTCACCCCAAATCAGCATCCTATTCAAGGTCTCTGGAAGCTATCTGGTGATACAGATACCATATGTATTGAGCTCCAAGTATTTAATGCAGCATATATGATCATGCATATGGACTTATTGTCCATCTATGCTCGTTTATAAACACAAGCACCAAGCCCAGGGCATCTTTTCTCGTCCCTGTTTCCTGTACAAGCACTAGTTTAGCAGAAATGTTGTCAAGGTGCTATTTTTTCCACCCTGGCAGAAGGTAATATAGGTAATTTAGTTGCTATTATTCCTCATAAATGTCAAATACTCTGCAGAAAATTTGTTGGTTGGAGCAATTTACTCCTTACCTGGTTCTGAACATAATTTCCTTTGTTTGAAATTCCTTCCCTGCCTGCCTTTTCCTGGTAACCGATCCATGGAaattttttcatgggaactgaCATTTTTTAACCTGTTCTTGCTATTCGGCTTCCTTCCGAAAAACaggtaaagaaacaagaaagAGGTGTTTTGGTGGCAATACCTAATGAATTCAAGATCTTGTCAACtgtgcttctttttcttttttagttctTTGAAGTAAATGATTTTCTGACAGTTAGCTATGAATGTAGAAAAAAGTTCACGATGATGAATTATCAAAAGTTCAAAATTTCTCTTTAAATAGTAATGAAAATAGAGGTTGATGAGTTGATGGTCTTTACTATGGCAGGTTCATTTAGTATTAGTAAAGATGGCACTGTTGATATACAAGGTGTGATCAGATATGAGATTCCATCACAGGTGCCGAAGATGAAGGTCCAGCAGCTATATCCTCCTGGACCATTTGCGTTGTCTCTTAAACTGCCTGGACGTGTTGACCCTAGAATGTTCACTTGTAAACTAAGGTATGATGGCATCTTTGAGGTTGTGGTCATGAAACCTGGTTATTCTGATACGCCAGCACAGCCATCCTACCGGGAACGCAGCATGCCTGTAAATACATAGATGAGTAAACTGTAAAAGCTCATATTTTGAGGTACAATTGAAAGGAGTGCTGAAATTATGTATATGAActcatgaaatcaaaatttagtTCTATTGAATCTCCATTCAAAAGTAGTCTGAGTTTGTTTCCTTCTCTGTTTTCTTTGATAGTTTCTTGATTTTGGGCTACTGCAGCATCAACACTGATGCTCTTTCAAGAATGCCTTCACTTCGGAAACTATCAACCAATCCGAGATGACTACACTGAGGAACCCCCAAGCCGTCTCTTTACCTTGGAAACTATTTATCAAGAGTGCTTATGATGATGATCCGTCTGGTCCATTAATGGCATGAAGGCAGGTATTTGAAAATGTATCTACCGTTGACATTATTCAGTTTCTTTGAGCATTCTCATCATCTACCAGACCTAAGcctaaaataatataatttttttgggcAAGAAGTTTAGGTTAGGTAGATTGACCACACGGATCTTTCCGATAGTGTTGAGTCAATTGCTAAATTTGCAGACGTGGCTTCTCCTGTTCAGGGATTGAGAGTGTTTTTGTTCAAATTCTCAAGTGGTAGATGGGTTTATTTTCTACGATATTCAACTTAAAATTcatagaagtatttttaatatttaaaattttttattatttaaatataaaaaatgttaaaagtacTCTCTAAGggtaaaaacactttaaaaaattgttctcaaaacgCACTCTCGTTCTAATATTGGATTTGGAAAGTGTTTTTGCATCAAGTGATTCTTCTATTTCGAAAGtgaattttcaactttttttttttatttaaaaaaaaagcagaGCCACAAACATCAGCATTAATTTTCCAGGGCTGGGTGGAAAATCAGTTTTGTTTTATTCTGACCCAAGACGACTGCAATTGCAAGGGGTCCACACGGAACGCCTCTATTTCTTTGGGTCTTGTTGAGATAGCTTTCAACACCCCCTTAGAATTATAAGCAAAGAAATGCgttaataaaaatggttttatgAAAAGCAAGTagtcttgatttttattttttattttttattttttaaaaagaaatttaattgcTTAGGTCTCTTccattttgtaaaaaatttaccaaaatcATGTTTCAcgatataaaatttgatatattttttttggctaaatatttttaaaacttatattcaTCTTTAAGAGTTTTAGGAGAtgtttgaaactatttttaaaaacagtttttcgTTACTTGGTTTacaaaatggtttttaaatttgaaaaagtatgtttaataaaattttaattaaaaacagtttttcaaaattggatgatttttttacaataatttaacatttttgagatgttttttgaaagtattttgaaaaaataattagaaacatGGGAAGAGATTAAAAACTTAACATGATATATAACCGTACAATTTTTGGACGAAAAATAAGTGGAAAAAACAATGCTTTTATGaagaataaattgaaaaaaataatttatttgaaaatataaaaagtacaTATTTCTTTGAagcatatataatttaattgaataagtttttatagaaaatttattcttaaaacagttttttaaggCAAGATTTTCAAACAATCCTTGGCATCTGTTTGGAAACGGTTCTTGAGAGTGGTTTCCTATTCAGAGAATACGTCCAACCATAGGTATTCATCATTTCCTCACAATGCTGACATGGAATAAACCCCGAAAACCGCTTCCATGTGTGGTCGCGAACTGAAATTTATTCCCGAAACAACGTGTGACTGTTTACCAAAACCACGCACCGAACAAGCCCTTATCTTCTCCAACGTTGGCAAAAAGGCCAATTCACTTAGGCGGGATGACGTGGGCTGTGCTGTGTCACAAGTGCGTTGCcgcaaaatttaaaaaattccatttgaaaagaaaaaacgcAAAACACACCTCTGTGAGGAAGAAGAAGCAGAAACCCATGACGAAACATGCGACAAAACGTCACTAAAGACTAGGAAAAAGCTTGGAAGAAGAGTCGGAGGCAAGCCCAAGAACATCAAATGACTGGATGCGCATCCGCATGGAATCATTGACTCCGCCGTAGTCAAAGTCCTCCCTTCCTCAATCCTCCTCCATGTCTTCTTCATCCCAGACTACTTACTATATATTGAATGATACCCACTTTGCAGCAGCTGAACGAGTATTGAatcctctctcttctttctttttcttcttcttcagcaATGGCGTTAAAAGTCCTTTCTGCCCTTGACACTGCTAAAACCCAGTATTACCACTTCAAGGCCATCATCATCGCCGGCATGGGTCTCTTCACCGACGCCTACGACCTCTTCTGTATTCCTCCCATCATGAAACTGATCGGACGGATCTACTACGAGGATGAGCCAAACCATGAGAAGCAATACGAAACCCCAGCCTTTGTGGTCTCCCTCTTGGTAGGGCTGGCGCTGCTGGGGACTGTGATTGGTCAGCTCGTCTTCGGCCGCCTCGGTGATCAGATCGGGAGGCGGCGCGTATACGGGCTCTCATTGATGCTCATGGTGCTGAGCTCCATCGGATGCGGCTTCTCCATCTGCAGGACTCGGAACTGCGTGTTGGTGACTTTGGGATTCTTCAGGTTCATGCTCGGCATCGGGATCGGCGGTGATTATCCGTTGTCGGCGACGATCATGTCGGAGTTCGCCAACAAGAAGACGCGTGGCTCGTTTATCGCCGCTGTTTTCTCGATGCAGGGCTTTGGGATTCTCGTCAGCTCGACCGTAACGATGGTGGTTTGTTCGATATTCAATGCTGCGTCGAATGCAAAGAAGAATCACACGCCGGAGGAGGCGGACTTAGTATGGCGGCTGATTCTGATGTTCGGCGCAATTCCGGCTGCGATGACGTATTATTGGCGTATGATGATGCCTGAAACTGCCAGGTTTGTTTTGATTTCCCCCATTCGGTTCTGTCCGTCCGATGCAATGAAAATTTCCTACCAGCTGTTGacttttctcaaaagaaaaaatacaaaggagTCCATTCATGAGCCAGCTTGACGTTGACTGgtccaattttttaattttgcacATCCCATGAACCCAATTTTAAAaccttgttttgattgttttgttttttgttcgtTGATTGAGCCAATTTGCATTTATAAAATCTTCACACGCAATCGAATCTTTAAGTCTTTACGCTCAAGAGGCTTGATCgcggaaaaatataaaaaataaaataacggTAATAAAGAAATACAGAGATTCTAATTCAAAACCGAGTTtgtttcttgatattttttgaaacaattctaGAAGTTTTCTatcctttaatatatatatatatatatatatatatatatatatatataataataataataataataataataattgtttataaatatatcttatatactatttattattgaaaacaattgaaaataggAAGAATgctttaagaaattttattcttcaaaaaatgTTGTTAATCAGATGCTTAGTTTTTTAGacgaattttaaaaataattgtcacttatttttaagaacaaaatttgTATAACTTTTTTGGATTTATTCTCCATGAAAACGAAAATTTCATGCCTATtctcctattttctattttttcaaccATTTATCAgaatactttataaaaaaaaaaagtgaaaatacctcaaatttgttctaaaaaggTCACTATATGTtgaaaataaattctcaaaagaaaaaaatgttttcaataaaatttccaaaacatATTTCTTCAACATGCCCTTAATAGAACAGTGGCTTTGGTGGCACATGCCATTGTATATGTAAATTTTATGATCTCTCTCAGATTGAATTAGAGATAATATTTAACCATGATTTCAAATTCTTGATAAGGGAACTGAGAAGACGAGAGTCTTTAATGCTGATGTTCAGTAAATTGGCTCATGGATGCAGTTGAGAGTGATATTCTGATTAACCAATTTGGAGGAGAGTTAGATCCAAAAgaagtttgtttttgttttttgaagtttttattaTCCTTCAATTCAACAGGTACACAGCTCTGGTGGAACAAAATGTCCTTCAAGCAGCAAAGGACATGGAGAAAGTGTTGGATGTTTCAATGAGTCAGATTGCAGAAGAGTATGAAATCCCACCAAATCCACCTTCTTATCCTCTCTTCTCCAAGGAATTCTTCCGTCGCCATGGCCGAGATCTCTTCTCTTGCGCCACTACTTGGTTTCTAGTGGATGTCGTCTTCTATAGCAGTAATCTTTTCCAGTCTCAGATTTACAAGAACTACCTCTCAAAGAAGGAAGAGATAAATGCATATACAGAGGCCTTTGAGGTTGCTAGAGTCCAAGCAATCATTGCAGTTTGTTCAACAATTCCCGGATACTGGGCCACTGTCTCTTGCATTGATCGCATTGGAAGGGTTAAAATTCAAATGATGGGGTTCCTCTTCATGGGCCTTGGCTTACTGGCAATTGGGATACCTTACTACTCTACCTGGGATGAAGACATGGGGAATAAAGGCAAGAAATTTGGTTTCATGCTCCTTTATGGCCTCACCTTCTTCTTTGCCAACTTTGGACCAAACACAACCACATTCATAGTTCCTGCTGAGCTTTTCCCTGCAAGATTCAGATCAACCTGTCATGGCATTTCTGGGGCTGCTGGAAAGGTGGGGGCAATTATCGGGTCTGTGGGCTTCCTGTGGGCTTCTCACAATAAGGAAGAGAAAGGGTATCCCAAAGCAATTGGGATGCAATACTCTTTGGTGATTCTGTCTGGGGTCTGTTTCATGGGAGTGGTGGTAACCTATTTTTTCACCCGTGAAACCAAGGGAAGATCATTGGAGGAGAATGAGATTGAGAATGAGAATGAAGATGGAAGCAATGACCGGGTCCTCCTCAGGTGTTTCACAAATTGCAGTGTGCAGTCACATCCATCAATTAATGAAGGGGCAGCTGCATAGAGCGAAACTCATCGCGGATTCATTTCTTTATCCAAGTAACAACTGCATCCCATCTCTCTGTGTCTCATAGTGTTTGTTCTATGGTTTGTACATACTAGGCACGAATGTATAAGTATTTGTGATCCATGCATTGATGCAACatgatatcatttgtgaaatagCAGATTTTCTTACATGAGGATGACATATTTTTGGTGGAAGAGGAGTGTTATAGCTGTCTTCttaaaacaaatattagaaTGGTCTCTTAATGCAATATAGGCTTGCTTTATAGATTAAACCGAAGAGGTCATATTATTAGCTTTCCCATTGGAATCATAAGACAGTAGAAAACTTGAATCTACACAGAGAagaggaaaggaaaaggaaactGAAAGAAGGAAGATAAGCCCTGCTTGTAGTCTTGGAGGAGGGTTTCATTGAATAATTATCACTTGTTTTTAGTAGGATAGGAAGCCATTTTGTAGATTCCACAGATCCCCTCAGGCTTCCCTATGTTTCTCTTCATCCTTATATAGCCTTTCTCTCCCCATTTGGGTCCCCAGGAGTTCTTCACAGTGATGTAATCTACTCCCTTGGATGTGCCATATCCAACAGCTGCCACTCCATGATCTAGCTCAGTCCCACAATGCCCATTGAAAATACCCTGCAAATTAAACCAATGTGCCTCATACATATGAGTTATACAAATGCATCATGGGTATTCATATAGCTGCAGGCGGGCATGTTGAGTTTTAGAGTAAGCTCACCCCACTGTAGAATTGGAAGCCTCTGCTTGAAGCCTCAATTGCCACACTCAGAGGCTGGTTTGCTAGTGCCTTCAAGAAGCTCTGCTCGTTGTCCTCGGGTACATCATGGTATCCGCTAATTGTCACTACCTCCAATTCTTCCTGATGaacaaaaatagaacaaaattatgattaataaATGGATAATGAAGTCCCCCATGGTATAAGACCGAGTAGAGACTTTATTTACCTTCTTTTCACCACACGTGCCTTCCTCCATTACATAAGGGTAATCTTCTTCCTTGCGAAGCCCCCCATTAGAGATTATGAAGGCGAAAGCGTAATCCATTAGACCTCCATTGCACCCATTGTTGAAGGGTTTGTCGCAATCAATCAACTCTTGCTCAGACAGAGCAGTCAAATTCCCAGTCACAATCTGGTTTATGCCCTCAACTGCAGCTACTGTGGAAAATGCCCAGCAACTACCTGCATATATACCACCATTCAAATAGTTGAGTCACCAACTTTCTTAAATTCTTAATTGGGATTTGGCCCATGTAAAACCCACCTGCTATGACTACAAGCTTCAAAGTCTATATGTACATAAAATCCAAAATTCAAAGTTCATTAAAGCAGTGTATGGGCACTTACCACATGCTCCTTGGTTCTTAACGTGAGCAACAGCTCCTTTCTTTCTCCAGTCCACAGACTTTGGCAAATCCGCAACATCTTTATAGCTGAATTCTTCAGGGGAGTCTCTTCTCTTAGGCAGCTCAATCTTCAACCCCAAATACTTCCTTTTGAATTCTTCATGGCTCAAGTCTGCAAACTCATTTAATCCGAGCCAGTAGCTACTCACCTTCTTGTTTGTCTCATCAATGTGCTTCAAATTATCCTGAAACACCTCAAATCTGTGCAACTTCTCTTCAAAACTCCTATAACTTTTTCCATGTTTTGACATCCAAGACTCAAAGAGATCAGTGAGTTTATCCATGGAAGTCAGATCATCTGGCGAATAGCCCACAATTGAGAAATCTCTAGCAAAAGCTGAATAGGCAAAGACAGAcatggaaatgaagagaaggaaaaaattagaaaatggggAGAGAGCCATTTCTATTAGGGTTTGTAGGATATCAAAGAATAAATGGATGAAGAAAGGGAAGAGATGGGGTGCATTTATATAGTCTTTTGTTTTGCCATGCATGTTGCTTTCAAGTAAAGTAGGATGAATTGTTTCCTCAA is drawn from Vitis riparia cultivar Riparia Gloire de Montpellier isolate 1030 chromosome 18, EGFV_Vit.rip_1.0, whole genome shotgun sequence and contains these coding sequences:
- the LOC117907256 gene encoding increased DNA methylation 3; amino-acid sequence: MEEHRSPSHTNPAVNAAGSAKERSSGPAFGGVDIGESEGGYFLRVAMPGAMRDEGSFSISKDGTVDIQGVIRYEIPSQVPKMKVQQLYPPGPFALSLKLPGRVDPRMFTCKLRYDGIFEVVVMKPGYSDTPAQPSYRERSMPVNT
- the LOC117906913 gene encoding probable inorganic phosphate transporter 1-9 produces the protein MALKVLSALDTAKTQYYHFKAIIIAGMGLFTDAYDLFCIPPIMKLIGRIYYEDEPNHEKQYETPAFVVSLLVGLALLGTVIGQLVFGRLGDQIGRRRVYGLSLMLMVLSSIGCGFSICRTRNCVLVTLGFFRFMLGIGIGGDYPLSATIMSEFANKKTRGSFIAAVFSMQGFGILVSSTVTMVVCSIFNAASNAKKNHTPEEADLVWRLILMFGAIPAAMTYYWRMMMPETARYTALVEQNVLQAAKDMEKVLDVSMSQIAEEYEIPPNPPSYPLFSKEFFRRHGRDLFSCATTWFLVDVVFYSSNLFQSQIYKNYLSKKEEINAYTEAFEVARVQAIIAVCSTIPGYWATVSCIDRIGRVKIQMMGFLFMGLGLLAIGIPYYSTWDEDMGNKGKKFGFMLLYGLTFFFANFGPNTTTFIVPAELFPARFRSTCHGISGAAGKVGAIIGSVGFLWASHNKEEKGYPKAIGMQYSLVILSGVCFMGVVVTYFFTRETKGRSLEENEIENENEDGSNDRVLLRCFTNCSVQSHPSINEGAAA
- the LOC117906914 gene encoding cysteine protease XCP1 encodes the protein MALSPFSNFFLLFISMSVFAYSAFARDFSIVGYSPDDLTSMDKLTDLFESWMSKHGKSYRSFEEKLHRFEVFQDNLKHIDETNKKVSSYWLGLNEFADLSHEEFKRKYLGLKIELPKRRDSPEEFSYKDVADLPKSVDWRKKGAVAHVKNQGACGSCWAFSTVAAVEGINQIVTGNLTALSEQELIDCDKPFNNGCNGGLMDYAFAFIISNGGLRKEEDYPYVMEEGTCGEKKEELEVVTISGYHDVPEDNEQSFLKALANQPLSVAIEASSRGFQFYSGGIFNGHCGTELDHGVAAVGYGTSKGVDYITVKNSWGPKWGEKGYIRMKRNIGKPEGICGIYKMASYPTKNK